One window of Mesorhizobium loti R88b genomic DNA carries:
- a CDS encoding haloalkane dehalogenase → MNSKADNALRRSQIAVLESTMSYVEAGTSGPTVLFLHGNPTSSHIWRNIIPHVAPLGRCIAPDLIGYGQSGKPDIDYRFFDHVRYLDAFLDALDIRDVVLVAQDWGTALAFHLAARRPRRILGLAFMEFIRPFEGWEDFHQRPQAREMFKALRTPGVGEKLVLEDNVFVEKVLPASVLRTMSDEEMAVYRAPFPTPQSRKPVLRLPRELPIEGQPADVAAISEHDHRALRLSTYPKLLFAGDPGALIGPEAAREFAAGLKNCRFINLGPGAHYLQEDHAEAIGHAIASWLPEVVQASQMSELA, encoded by the coding sequence ATGAACTCGAAAGCCGACAACGCCTTGCGGCGTTCTCAGATTGCCGTACTCGAGTCGACAATGTCCTATGTCGAGGCGGGAACGTCCGGTCCAACCGTGCTGTTCCTGCACGGCAACCCGACCTCGTCCCATATCTGGCGCAACATCATCCCGCATGTCGCGCCGCTTGGCCGCTGCATTGCGCCCGACCTGATCGGTTACGGCCAATCCGGCAAGCCCGACATCGACTATCGCTTCTTCGACCATGTCCGCTATCTCGACGCCTTCCTCGACGCGCTCGACATCAGAGATGTGGTGCTGGTCGCGCAGGATTGGGGCACGGCGCTGGCGTTCCATCTCGCCGCGCGCCGGCCGCGGCGCATCCTCGGCCTTGCCTTCATGGAGTTCATCCGGCCCTTCGAGGGCTGGGAGGACTTTCACCAGCGCCCGCAAGCCCGCGAAATGTTCAAGGCGTTGCGCACGCCTGGTGTCGGTGAGAAATTGGTCCTGGAGGACAATGTCTTCGTCGAGAAGGTGCTGCCCGCCTCGGTGCTGCGCACGATGAGCGACGAGGAGATGGCCGTCTACCGGGCGCCGTTCCCGACGCCGCAATCGCGCAAGCCGGTGCTGCGCCTGCCCCGTGAATTGCCCATCGAAGGCCAACCCGCCGACGTTGCCGCCATTAGCGAGCATGATCATCGCGCGCTGCGGCTGTCCACCTATCCGAAACTGCTGTTTGCGGGCGATCCCGGTGCGTTGATCGGGCCGGAGGCGGCACGTGAATTCGCTGCCGGGCTGAAGAACTGCCGTTTCATCAATCTCGGACCCGGCGCGCACTATCTGCAGGAAGACCACGCCGAAGCGATAGGCCACGCCATTGCCAGCTGGCTTCCGGAGGTCGTTCAGGCGAGCCAGATGAGCGAACTGGCCTGA
- a CDS encoding TetR/AcrR family transcriptional regulator — protein sequence MARQSLREKLLEAGFQTLWNAGYAAAGVRDIVAAADARPGSFTNHFASKEAFAGEVLDRYFAYVSGLVEAALAQDGTPPIGRLRRYLDVITSKLEAHDWARGCMIGNLSLETAVHSEPLRLQLVAIFERWRQPFAACIAEGQASGDISRTFEADDLADFLLSSWQGAMLRMKVERSPAPLERFKKIIFSTVFAREKPQ from the coding sequence ATGGCTAGACAATCACTCCGCGAAAAACTTCTCGAAGCCGGGTTCCAGACCCTCTGGAACGCGGGCTATGCCGCCGCCGGCGTGCGCGACATTGTGGCGGCGGCCGATGCTCGGCCGGGCTCTTTCACCAACCATTTTGCCTCCAAGGAAGCGTTCGCCGGTGAGGTGCTGGACCGCTACTTCGCCTATGTCAGCGGGCTGGTTGAAGCAGCGCTGGCACAGGACGGCACGCCGCCGATCGGCAGGCTGCGCCGCTACCTCGACGTCATCACTTCGAAGCTCGAGGCGCATGACTGGGCGCGCGGCTGCATGATCGGCAATCTCAGCCTGGAGACCGCGGTCCACAGCGAGCCGCTGCGTTTGCAGCTCGTCGCCATCTTCGAACGCTGGCGCCAGCCTTTTGCCGCCTGCATCGCCGAAGGCCAGGCTAGCGGCGATATCTCCAGGACCTTCGAGGCCGACGACCTTGCCGATTTCCTGCTGTCGTCCTGGCAGGGCGCCATGCTTCGCATGAAGGTCGAACGCAGCCCCGCGCCGCTCGAACGGTTCAAGAAAATCATCTTCAGCACTGTTTTCGCCAGGGAGAAGCCCCAATGA